From a single Paenibacillus sp. FSL W8-0426 genomic region:
- a CDS encoding RidA family protein produces the protein MKKPISTEQAPGAIGPYSQAIEAGGFVYTSGQLGLNPQTGEFGADVQEQARLSLSNVKAILEAAGTSMDKVVKTTVFLKDMNDFVPVNEVYSSFFEQPYPARSAVEVARLPKDALVEIEVIALK, from the coding sequence ATGAAAAAACCAATCTCTACCGAGCAGGCGCCAGGCGCCATCGGACCATACAGCCAAGCGATCGAAGCCGGCGGCTTCGTTTACACTTCCGGCCAATTGGGACTCAATCCCCAAACGGGAGAATTTGGAGCAGATGTGCAGGAACAAGCGCGCCTGTCTTTGAGCAATGTAAAAGCCATTCTGGAAGCGGCGGGCACAAGCATGGATAAAGTGGTGAAAACGACGGTTTTCCTGAAAGACATGAACGATTTCGTGCCTGTAAACGAAGTATACAGCAGCTTCTTCGAACAGCCTTATCCGGCACGCAGTGCGGTGGAGGTAGCCCGTCTGCCGAAGGATGCACTCGTCGAGATCGAGGTTATTGCCCTGAAATAG